The following proteins come from a genomic window of Nitrospirota bacterium:
- a CDS encoding GTPase domain-containing protein, giving the protein MSNILHSTREINCKVVYYGPGLCGKTANIRYIYNNTNPESKGKLISVSPETEHTLFFDFLPINLGTLNGFKLKFHLHTVPGQIFYDESRKLILKGVDGVVFVADSQIERMDANIESLDSLKKNLFEQNIDVNHIPIVFQHNKRDLPNILPVEEIDRIINFRSSPYFEAAAVNGEGVFETLKEVTREVIGKLRESIE; this is encoded by the coding sequence ATGTCAAACATTCTCCACTCAACCCGTGAAATAAATTGTAAAGTTGTTTATTACGGACCGGGACTTTGCGGCAAAACAGCCAACATCCGGTATATTTATAACAATACCAATCCCGAGAGTAAGGGGAAATTAATATCCGTATCCCCTGAGACAGAACACACACTATTTTTCGATTTTCTTCCCATTAATCTTGGTACCCTCAATGGGTTTAAACTGAAGTTCCATCTACATACTGTCCCTGGACAGATTTTCTATGACGAAAGCCGGAAGCTGATTTTAAAAGGAGTGGACGGAGTTGTGTTTGTGGCAGACTCTCAGATAGAGAGGATGGATGCTAACATCGAAAGTTTAGACAGCCTGAAAAAGAATCTTTTTGAGCAGAATATTGATGTTAACCATATCCCGATTGTGTTTCAACATAATAAGAGGGACCTCCCAAACATTCTTCCTGTTGAAGAAATAGACAGGATTATTAACTTCAGAAGCTCACCTTATTTTGAGGCTGCCGCCGTTAATGGTGAAGGGGTGTTTGAAACTCTTAAGGAAGTGACTCGAGAAGTAATAGGAAAGTTAAGAGAATCCATTGAATGA
- a CDS encoding pyruvate synthase has product MEAGVKKGAKQLTGFLSGNEMAALAASQINFHVMGYYPITPSTEIAENLDEMKAEGEHDILLIPGEGEHGAAAICYGASTTGARVFNATSAQGLLYSMEQLPVQSGTRYPMLLDVVMRSVSGPLNIRGDHSDIMMALNCGWIILMAKDPQSAYDLNFIGVKIGELEDVRLPVIVAYDGFFTSHQKRRVQYFEDKQVIQDFLGSHPPKYVSIDPMNPVTIGPYMNDPDLINNKKQQSMAMEAAYNHLDDVFENYSQISGRRYGLIDTYMMDDAEVALVILNSAYETTKEAVDRLRAEGLKVGAMMPTVIRPFPGREIRKCLKKVKAICVADRQESYGGWGGNMSIEIKAALKDDPDNKTLIISRIYGLGGKEFYIEDAVDLIRETHNVAVKGIVTIPFEYAGATPGDLSFNPGQYQKPLTREEMTPGILKVTRDDSTGAFDIKGVSARPLNEVQKRISQGHSACSGCGIFPGLDTFFKGIQGDVVVLYQTGCAMVVTTGYPYTSHNVTYIHNLFQSGAPTLAGVVEGFKERQRRGEIPASEDITFVMITGDGGMDIGMGHAIGTALRNHKMIILEYDNQGYMNTGAQLSFSTPMGHATSTSHVGPYQSGNKLQHKDTAQIMAACNIPYVFTGIATQYRDLIKKATKAQYYAKNEGLVYGKILIACPLEWKSEERIGLEIIQAAADCCFFPLYEIEHGITSISYNPEEKGKKVHVTEWLKLMGKSKHLIKSDYKEVTETLQREVDRRWERLKAMAAHPLL; this is encoded by the coding sequence ATGGAGGCAGGAGTAAAAAAGGGGGCCAAACAACTGACGGGATTTTTAAGTGGGAATGAAATGGCGGCTCTTGCAGCAAGTCAGATCAATTTCCACGTAATGGGTTATTACCCAATTACCCCGTCAACTGAAATTGCCGAAAATTTGGATGAGATGAAGGCTGAAGGTGAGCATGATATCCTTTTGATTCCAGGTGAAGGTGAGCATGGTGCCGCTGCTATATGTTATGGCGCATCTACAACAGGGGCCAGGGTATTTAATGCTACATCTGCCCAGGGACTGCTATATTCAATGGAGCAATTGCCTGTTCAATCTGGAACAAGATATCCTATGCTGCTTGACGTTGTTATGCGTTCCGTCTCAGGACCGCTTAATATCAGGGGAGATCACAGTGACATTATGATGGCCCTTAACTGCGGTTGGATTATTTTAATGGCAAAGGACCCTCAGTCAGCATATGATCTTAATTTTATAGGTGTTAAAATAGGAGAGCTCGAAGATGTGCGGCTTCCTGTAATTGTTGCCTATGATGGCTTCTTCACCAGCCATCAGAAGCGCAGGGTTCAATATTTTGAAGACAAACAGGTTATTCAGGATTTCCTGGGTTCACATCCACCCAAATATGTTTCAATTGATCCCATGAACCCGGTCACGATTGGACCTTATATGAACGACCCTGACCTCATAAATAATAAGAAGCAGCAATCCATGGCAATGGAAGCAGCATACAATCATCTTGATGACGTTTTTGAAAATTACAGCCAGATTAGCGGCAGGAGATATGGACTTATAGATACATATATGATGGATGACGCTGAAGTTGCACTGGTCATTCTTAATTCTGCCTATGAAACCACAAAAGAGGCGGTTGACAGACTTCGCGCAGAAGGATTGAAGGTTGGCGCCATGATGCCAACAGTAATAAGACCATTTCCTGGCAGGGAGATCAGGAAATGCCTGAAGAAAGTCAAGGCAATTTGTGTGGCTGACAGACAGGAATCGTATGGCGGCTGGGGCGGTAATATGAGCATAGAAATCAAGGCCGCACTGAAAGATGATCCCGATAACAAGACTCTGATTATAAGCCGCATATACGGACTTGGAGGAAAGGAATTCTACATTGAAGATGCAGTAGACTTGATAAGAGAGACCCATAATGTGGCTGTTAAGGGTATCGTTACGATACCATTTGAATATGCCGGCGCAACACCTGGTGACCTTAGTTTTAACCCAGGACAATATCAAAAACCTTTAACGAGGGAAGAGATGACTCCCGGTATTTTAAAGGTAACCAGAGATGATTCCACCGGAGCCTTTGATATTAAAGGTGTAAGTGCAAGGCCATTAAATGAAGTGCAAAAAAGGATTTCACAGGGTCATTCGGCTTGTTCAGGGTGCGGAATATTTCCTGGACTGGATACATTCTTTAAGGGAATTCAGGGAGATGTAGTAGTACTATATCAGACTGGATGTGCAATGGTCGTAACGACAGGATATCCATACACCTCTCATAACGTAACATACATACATAACCTTTTTCAGAGCGGCGCACCGACCCTTGCCGGCGTAGTTGAGGGATTCAAAGAAAGACAACGGCGTGGTGAGATACCTGCATCAGAGGATATAACGTTCGTAATGATAACGGGTGATGGAGGAATGGATATAGGTATGGGGCATGCTATTGGTACTGCCTTGAGAAATCATAAAATGATTATTCTTGAATATGACAATCAGGGTTATATGAATACCGGGGCACAGTTGTCATTCTCTACCCCAATGGGGCATGCAACATCTACATCTCATGTCGGGCCATATCAGTCCGGCAACAAGCTCCAGCATAAAGATACAGCACAGATAATGGCAGCGTGTAACATCCCATATGTATTCACCGGAATAGCTACTCAATACAGGGACCTTATAAAGAAGGCAACCAAGGCTCAATACTATGCAAAGAATGAGGGTCTTGTCTATGGGAAAATTCTTATTGCATGTCCACTTGAATGGAAGAGTGAGGAAAGAATTGGACTTGAAATTATTCAGGCAGCAGCTGACTGCTGCTTCTTTCCTTTATATGAGATAGAGCATGGGATAACGAGTATAAGTTATAACCCGGAGGAAAAAGGTAAAAAGGTACATGTAACAGAGTGGCTGAAACTAATGGGTAAGTCCAAACATCTCATTAAGTCAGATTATAAGGAGGTTACTGAAACCTTACAGAGAGAAGTAGACAGGAGATGGGAGAGACTTAAGGCAATGGCAGCTCATCCTTTGTTATAA